One part of the Georgfuchsia toluolica genome encodes these proteins:
- the frdA gene encoding fumarate reductase (quinol) flavoprotein subunit has translation METIQTDVAIIGAGGAGLRAAIALAQEAPNLRIALISKVYPMRSHTCAAEGGAAGVIKPDDSYDHHFHDTVGGGDWLCDQDAVEYFIHEAPKELMQLEHWGCPWNREEDGSVAVRPFGGMKIQRTWFAADKSGFHILHALFQTSLQFPQIQRFDEYFATDLLVDDGRCQGLTAIEMRTGQMRRFNAKAVIIAGGGAGRMFPFNTNGNVNTGDGMAMAYRAGAPLKDMEFVQYHPTGLPNTGTLLTEACRAEGGVLLNKDNYRFLQDYGMGPETPKGKPVLKTMELGPRDRVSQAIWGEMQKGRAVKTDWGDCVWLDMRHLGEKKMDERLPFVRDICISYLGLDPVHEMIPIRPVMHYMMGGIHTDTKSATSLPGLFAAGECACVSINGANRLGSNSLVEILVFGHRAALSAASYAAGVRPGNEAALTAQAEANQSKIRELFMRNSDKESIAGLRKEMTDTMEEGAGIYRTQEGMDKSCKKLSELRHRYQDITLHDKTNVYNTDLLSALELGNMLDCAEALMTSGRERKESRGAHQRLDYTARDDVKYLKHSMAYFKGLEAPSIDYRDVVITKSQPGVRDYSGAKK, from the coding sequence ATGGAGACGATCCAGACAGATGTGGCCATCATAGGGGCCGGAGGAGCCGGGTTGCGCGCTGCCATTGCGCTGGCGCAGGAAGCACCGAATTTGCGCATTGCCCTGATCTCAAAGGTCTATCCGATGCGCAGCCATACCTGCGCGGCGGAAGGTGGCGCGGCGGGGGTGATCAAGCCTGACGACAGCTACGACCATCACTTCCATGATACGGTGGGTGGCGGCGATTGGTTGTGCGACCAGGATGCGGTCGAGTACTTCATTCACGAGGCACCAAAGGAACTGATGCAACTGGAACACTGGGGCTGCCCATGGAACCGAGAAGAAGACGGTTCTGTGGCGGTGCGCCCCTTCGGCGGCATGAAGATCCAGCGTACTTGGTTTGCCGCCGACAAGTCAGGCTTTCATATTCTGCACGCCCTGTTCCAGACCTCGCTACAGTTCCCGCAGATCCAACGCTTCGACGAATATTTCGCCACCGACCTGCTGGTCGATGATGGGCGCTGCCAGGGGCTTACCGCGATCGAGATGCGTACCGGCCAGATGCGTCGCTTCAACGCCAAAGCCGTGATTATCGCTGGCGGCGGTGCCGGGCGCATGTTCCCCTTCAACACCAATGGCAACGTCAATACCGGGGATGGCATGGCCATGGCCTACCGTGCCGGCGCACCGCTGAAGGACATGGAATTCGTGCAATACCATCCGACTGGGTTGCCCAATACCGGTACGTTGTTGACAGAAGCTTGTCGCGCCGAAGGCGGCGTGCTGCTGAACAAGGACAACTACCGCTTTCTGCAAGACTACGGCATGGGGCCGGAGACACCCAAGGGCAAGCCGGTGCTGAAGACCATGGAGTTGGGCCCGCGCGACCGCGTCAGTCAAGCCATCTGGGGTGAGATGCAGAAGGGGCGCGCCGTCAAGACTGATTGGGGCGACTGCGTCTGGCTGGACATGCGCCACTTGGGCGAGAAGAAGATGGACGAAAGACTGCCTTTCGTGCGTGACATCTGCATTAGTTACTTGGGCTTGGACCCGGTGCATGAGATGATACCGATCCGTCCGGTGATGCACTACATGATGGGCGGCATTCACACCGATACTAAATCCGCAACTTCGCTGCCCGGTCTGTTCGCAGCCGGCGAGTGTGCCTGCGTCAGCATCAACGGCGCCAATCGCCTCGGCTCCAATTCCCTGGTCGAGATCCTCGTCTTCGGTCACCGTGCTGCACTGTCGGCCGCCTCTTACGCGGCTGGCGTCAGGCCGGGCAATGAAGCGGCGCTGACGGCGCAGGCCGAAGCCAATCAATCCAAGATACGTGAGTTGTTCATGCGCAATTCCGACAAGGAGTCGATCGCCGGCCTGCGCAAGGAAATGACCGATACCATGGAAGAAGGTGCCGGCATCTACCGTACTCAGGAAGGCATGGACAAGAGCTGCAAGAAGCTCTCTGAACTGCGCCACCGCTACCAGGACATCACGCTGCACGACAAGACCAACGTCTACAACACCGATCTGCTTTCGGCGCTGGAGTTGGGCAATATGCTTGACTGCGCCGAAGCTCTGATGACGAGCGGACGCGAGCGCAAGGAGTCGCGCGGCGCCCACCAGCGCCTCGACTACACGGCGCGCGACGATGTCAAGTATCTGAAACACTCAATGGCCTACTTCAAAGGCTTGGAAGCGCCGAGTATTGACTATCGAGATGTGGTGATCACAAAGTCCCAACCGGGTGTACGCGATTACTCGGGAGCCAAGAAATGA
- a CDS encoding succinate dehydrogenase/fumarate reductase iron-sulfur subunit, translating to MTENRMGARQVELEVLRYNPETDQEPRLQRYSVPCINEWCVLDALNYLKDNLDPTLAYRWSCHMQVCGSCGMMINGEPKLACKAMLRDYTGVIRIEPLAHFPIERDLVTVADDFMAKLKRVKPYLIEGEKRAPTEGEYKQTPAQLKRYRQFAMCINCMLCYAACPEYGLHPKFIGPAAITLAHRYNLDSRDGGRDERQEEVATNEGVWECTFVGACSEVCPKHVDPAAALQQVKVASTVDWYLEHFMTWVKK from the coding sequence ATGACTGAAAACAGAATGGGAGCTCGACAGGTTGAGCTCGAAGTGCTGCGCTACAACCCCGAGACGGATCAGGAGCCGAGACTTCAGCGTTATTCGGTCCCCTGCATCAACGAATGGTGCGTGCTCGATGCCCTTAATTATCTCAAGGACAATCTCGACCCGACGCTGGCCTATCGCTGGTCCTGCCACATGCAGGTGTGCGGCAGCTGCGGCATGATGATCAATGGCGAGCCGAAGCTCGCCTGCAAGGCTATGTTGCGTGATTACACCGGTGTGATTCGGATCGAGCCGCTGGCCCACTTCCCGATCGAGCGCGATCTGGTTACCGTTGCGGACGACTTCATGGCCAAGCTGAAACGCGTTAAACCCTATCTGATAGAAGGCGAAAAACGCGCACCGACCGAAGGTGAATACAAGCAGACGCCGGCGCAACTGAAACGTTACCGGCAGTTCGCCATGTGTATCAATTGCATGCTTTGCTATGCAGCCTGCCCTGAGTATGGCCTGCATCCGAAGTTCATCGGACCTGCAGCAATTACTCTGGCTCACCGGTATAACCTGGATTCGCGGGACGGCGGGCGTGATGAACGTCAGGAAGAAGTCGCGACCAATGAAGGCGTCTGGGAGTGTACGTTTGTCGGCGCATGTTCAGAGGTTTGTCCGAAGCATGTTGACCCGGCGGCGGCACTGCAGCAGGTGAAGGTGGCCAGCACCGTCGACTGGTATCTCGAGCACTTTATGACATGGGTGAAAAAATGA
- the frdD gene encoding fumarate reductase subunit FrdD, with amino-acid sequence MAKSNKPIIWGTFAAGGTVAAFVAPILILLFLLAATGHVPPGLDYVKLHSVVAHWFGKVVTFVVIFLLLWSQAHRLRITCFDFGLRADTLVAIVFYALAGVGSIATVVYLAGI; translated from the coding sequence ATGGCCAAGTCGAATAAACCCATCATCTGGGGTACCTTCGCAGCGGGCGGCACGGTCGCCGCGTTCGTTGCGCCGATCCTGATTTTGCTTTTCCTGCTTGCCGCGACTGGTCATGTCCCTCCCGGCCTCGACTATGTGAAGCTGCATAGCGTAGTCGCGCACTGGTTCGGCAAGGTGGTGACCTTCGTCGTGATCTTCCTGCTGCTTTGGAGCCAGGCACACCGGTTGCGCATTACCTGCTTTGACTTTGGCCTGCGTGCCGACACCTTGGTTGCCATCGTGTTCTATGCGCTCGCGGGAGTGGGCAGTATTGCGACAGTGGTTTATCTGGCAGGTATTTGA
- a CDS encoding NADH-quinone oxidoreductase subunit A, whose protein sequence is MLESYFSILVFMVVGTVVGCLPIILGWFVAPHRPDAEKNSAYECGFEPFEDARQKFDVRYYLIAILFILFDLEIAFLFPWATIFKEIVNTPEVKFFGFIEMLVFLAILLVGYIYAWAKGALDWE, encoded by the coding sequence ATGTTGGAAAGTTATTTTTCAATATTGGTATTTATGGTTGTTGGCACTGTTGTTGGGTGTCTGCCAATTATACTGGGCTGGTTTGTTGCTCCGCACCGGCCCGATGCAGAAAAAAATTCCGCATATGAATGCGGTTTTGAACCCTTTGAAGACGCACGTCAGAAATTCGATGTGCGTTATTACCTGATCGCCATCCTCTTTATTTTGTTCGATCTGGAAATTGCCTTCCTCTTCCCCTGGGCGACGATTTTTAAAGAGATCGTCAATACCCCTGAGGTCAAGTTCTTCGGATTCATCGAGATGCTGGTGTTTCTCGCCATCCTGCTTGTCGGCTATATCTATGCCTGGGCCAAAGGCGCCCTGGACTGGGAATAA
- a CDS encoding NuoB/complex I 20 kDa subunit family protein, translating to MSIEGLMQEGFVTTSLDKLINWARTGSVWPVTFGLACCAIEMIHTGAARYDIDRFGMLFRATPRQSDLMIVAGTLTNKMAPALRKVYDQIPEPRWVISMGSCANGGGYYHYAYSVVRGVDRIVPVDIYVPGCPPTPEALLYGIIQLKNKIRRTSTIARR from the coding sequence ATGAGTATCGAAGGACTGATGCAGGAAGGTTTTGTTACTACCTCGCTCGATAAACTCATTAACTGGGCGCGTACCGGTTCAGTGTGGCCAGTGACTTTTGGCCTTGCCTGTTGCGCGATCGAAATGATTCACACTGGCGCCGCGCGCTATGACATCGACCGCTTTGGCATGTTGTTCCGGGCTACTCCGCGCCAGTCGGATCTAATGATTGTTGCCGGCACGTTGACCAACAAGATGGCTCCCGCGCTACGCAAGGTTTATGACCAGATTCCCGAACCGCGTTGGGTGATTTCGATGGGTTCCTGCGCCAACGGCGGCGGTTATTACCATTATGCTTATTCGGTGGTGCGTGGCGTTGATCGCATCGTGCCAGTCGATATCTACGTGCCTGGCTGCCCGCCGACGCCGGAAGCGTTGCTCTACGGCATCATTCAGTTGAAGAACAAGATCAGGCGTACTTCAACAATCGCCCGCCGCTAA
- a CDS encoding NADH-quinone oxidoreductase subunit C, producing the protein MSAKLEKLCQNLNSVLGERIVSLVTVGGEVTLVVAAADYLSVAKTLRDDVDLRFEQLSDLCGVDYAAYGETAPISQEKLDAAPRFAAVSHLLSVSHNWRLRLRVFATDNSFPVLDSVTPIWNSANWFEREAFDLFGIMFEGHADLRRILTDYGFIGHPFRKDFPVSGYVEMRYDPDQKRVIYQPVTIEPREVTPRIIREENYGDSRRG; encoded by the coding sequence ATGAGCGCCAAGCTGGAAAAGCTTTGTCAAAATTTAAATAGCGTACTGGGCGAACGCATCGTTAGCCTTGTCACCGTCGGTGGCGAGGTGACTCTAGTAGTGGCCGCGGCCGATTATTTGTCCGTGGCGAAAACATTGCGCGATGATGTGGACCTGCGCTTCGAGCAGTTGAGTGATTTATGTGGCGTCGATTACGCCGCCTATGGAGAGACGGCACCCATATCCCAGGAAAAGCTTGATGCAGCGCCCAGGTTCGCTGCCGTCAGCCATCTGCTCTCTGTCAGCCACAACTGGCGCCTGCGCTTGCGTGTGTTTGCTACCGACAACAGCTTTCCCGTGCTTGATTCCGTGACGCCGATCTGGAACAGCGCCAACTGGTTCGAACGCGAGGCTTTCGATCTTTTCGGCATCATGTTCGAGGGGCATGCCGATCTGCGTCGCATCCTGACCGACTACGGCTTCATCGGCCACCCCTTCCGCAAGGATTTTCCGGTCTCGGGTTATGTTGAAATGCGCTACGACCCGGATCAGAAACGGGTGATTTACCAGCCGGTGACCATCGAACCGCGCGAAGTCACGCCGCGCATTATCCGCGAAGAAAACTACGGGGACTCGCGTCGTGGCTGA
- a CDS encoding NADH-quinone oxidoreductase subunit D: protein MAEIKNYTLNFGPQHPAAHGVLRLVLELDGEVVVRADPHIGLLHRGTEKLAEHKTWTQTLPYLDRLDYTSVFINEHPYVMAVERLLGVEVPLRAQYIRVMFDELTRIHNHLLSIGAHAMDVGAMTMVLYTFREREDIVDMMEAVSGARMHGAYYRPGGVYRDLPDSMPCYTVNKFKDAERVKALNTARSGSLLDFIEDFANRFSGCCDDYETLLTDNRIWKQRLVDVGIVTPERALQLGFTGPMLRGSGIEWDLRKKQPYEVYDRLDFDIPVGTNGDSYDRYLVRMEEMRQANRIIKQCVAWLRENPGPVITDNHKVAPPSREKMKGSMEELIHHFKLYSEGIHVPAGEVYAAVEHGKGEFGVYLISDGANKPYRMKLRSAAFTHLSAMDEMAKGHMIADVVTIIGTMDIVFGDVDR from the coding sequence GTGGCTGAAATCAAGAATTACACATTGAACTTCGGCCCGCAACACCCTGCTGCGCACGGTGTGTTGCGCTTGGTGCTTGAACTCGATGGCGAGGTAGTGGTGCGCGCCGATCCGCACATTGGCTTGCTGCACCGTGGTACCGAAAAACTCGCCGAGCATAAGACGTGGACGCAGACGCTTCCCTATCTGGATCGGCTTGACTACACCTCGGTGTTCATCAACGAGCATCCCTACGTGATGGCGGTTGAGAGACTCCTTGGGGTTGAAGTACCCCTGCGAGCACAGTACATCCGGGTGATGTTCGACGAACTGACGCGCATTCATAACCATCTGCTCAGCATCGGTGCCCATGCCATGGACGTCGGTGCCATGACCATGGTGCTCTATACGTTCCGCGAGCGCGAGGACATCGTCGACATGATGGAAGCCGTTTCCGGTGCGCGCATGCATGGGGCCTACTACCGGCCGGGTGGTGTCTATCGCGATCTGCCCGATAGCATGCCGTGCTACACGGTCAACAAGTTCAAGGATGCCGAGAGGGTGAAGGCGCTCAACACGGCGCGCTCCGGTTCGCTGCTTGACTTCATCGAAGACTTTGCCAATCGTTTTTCAGGCTGCTGCGACGACTACGAAACCCTGCTTACCGACAACCGCATTTGGAAGCAGCGTCTGGTTGATGTCGGTATCGTAACGCCCGAGCGGGCGTTGCAGTTGGGCTTCACCGGCCCGATGCTGCGTGGTTCCGGCATCGAATGGGACCTGCGCAAGAAGCAGCCCTACGAGGTTTACGACCGTCTCGACTTTGATATTCCGGTTGGCACCAATGGTGACAGTTATGACCGCTATCTGGTACGCATGGAAGAGATGCGCCAGGCCAACCGCATCATCAAGCAGTGTGTTGCCTGGTTGCGCGAGAATCCCGGCCCGGTGATTACTGACAACCACAAGGTGGCGCCGCCTTCGCGCGAGAAGATGAAGGGCAGCATGGAAGAGCTGATTCATCACTTCAAGCTTTACAGCGAAGGCATACATGTTCCCGCCGGTGAGGTCTATGCCGCCGTGGAGCATGGCAAGGGCGAGTTCGGTGTCTATCTGATTTCCGATGGTGCCAACAAGCCCTACCGCATGAAGCTGCGTTCCGCGGCGTTTACCCATCTTTCTGCCATGGATGAAATGGCAAAAGGCCACATGATCGCCGATGTGGTGACCATCATTGGAACCATGGACATCGTGTTTGGCGACGTTGACAGATAA
- the nuoE gene encoding NADH-quinone oxidoreductase subunit NuoE, which produces MLSEDAFKKIDREVSKYPADQKQSAAMAALRIAQAEKGWLAKETIAEVAQVLGMAPMAVYEVASFYNMYDLHPVGKYKLTVCTNLPCALSGGVHAAEYVKQKLGIDFNETTADGKFTLKEGECMGACGDAPVMLVNNIHMKSFMTPEEIDKLLAECK; this is translated from the coding sequence ATGCTGAGCGAAGACGCATTCAAGAAAATCGACCGCGAGGTCAGCAAGTACCCGGCAGACCAGAAGCAGTCTGCCGCGATGGCAGCACTGCGTATCGCGCAGGCAGAGAAGGGCTGGCTGGCCAAGGAGACCATCGCGGAAGTCGCCCAGGTTCTCGGCATGGCGCCGATGGCTGTTTATGAGGTCGCCAGCTTTTACAACATGTACGATTTGCACCCGGTTGGCAAATACAAGCTGACAGTGTGTACCAATCTGCCATGCGCGCTTTCCGGCGGCGTCCACGCCGCCGAATACGTGAAGCAGAAGCTCGGCATCGACTTCAATGAAACCACGGCCGACGGCAAGTTCACCCTCAAGGAAGGCGAGTGCATGGGCGCTTGCGGCGATGCGCCGGTGATGCTGGTTAACAATATCCACATGAAGAGCTTCATGACGCCCGAAGAGATCGACAAATTGCTCGCGGAGTGCAAATAA
- the nuoF gene encoding NADH-quinone oxidoreductase subunit NuoF, whose translation MAFLGAINPLLTAGWTKGDAGWHLKDYVERGGYEALRKILTEKISPDQVIAEVKTSVLRGRGGAGFPAGLKWSFMPKNAPEKYIVCNTDEGEPGTFKDRDILRYDPHSVIEGMIIAGYAVGAARGYNYIHGEIFEIYERFEQALDEARAAGFLGQNILGSGLDFDLFAHHGWGAYICGEESALLESIEGKKGQPRFKPPFPASYGLYGKPTTINNTETFAAVPFIFRMGGEAYLNLGKPNNGGTKLFSVSGHVNKPGNYEVPLGTPFAKLLEMAGGMRGGRKLKMVIPGGSSAPVIPGEMMMDLTMDYDSIAKAGSMLGSGAVIVMDETVCAVKALERLSYFYFEESCGQCTPCREGTGWMYRIVHRIENGEGRPGDLDLLSSITPNIMGRTICALGDAAAMPVNGFIKHYRSEFEFHIENKRCLVPPDVQRAGSTFYTGPSC comes from the coding sequence ATGGCGTTTCTTGGTGCGATCAATCCGTTATTGACGGCAGGATGGACGAAGGGCGATGCCGGCTGGCATCTGAAGGATTATGTCGAACGCGGTGGCTACGAAGCCTTGCGCAAGATACTCACCGAAAAGATTTCTCCTGATCAGGTCATCGCCGAGGTCAAGACCTCCGTGTTGCGCGGCCGCGGCGGCGCGGGTTTTCCGGCTGGCCTGAAGTGGAGTTTCATGCCGAAGAACGCGCCCGAAAAGTATATCGTCTGCAATACGGATGAAGGCGAGCCGGGAACCTTCAAGGATCGCGACATCCTGCGCTACGATCCGCATTCGGTGATCGAAGGCATGATCATCGCCGGTTACGCGGTTGGTGCCGCGCGCGGCTATAACTACATCCACGGCGAGATATTCGAAATTTACGAGCGCTTCGAACAGGCGCTGGATGAAGCGCGCGCCGCCGGTTTCCTGGGGCAGAACATCCTTGGTTCGGGACTTGATTTCGACCTGTTTGCGCATCACGGTTGGGGTGCTTATATTTGCGGCGAGGAATCGGCGTTACTCGAATCCATTGAAGGCAAGAAGGGGCAGCCGCGCTTCAAGCCGCCGTTTCCCGCCAGCTACGGTCTTTACGGCAAGCCAACCACGATCAACAATACCGAGACTTTCGCGGCGGTGCCCTTCATCTTCAGGATGGGCGGCGAGGCCTACCTGAATCTCGGCAAACCCAACAATGGCGGCACCAAATTGTTTTCCGTGTCGGGCCACGTCAACAAGCCCGGCAATTACGAGGTGCCGCTCGGTACGCCGTTCGCCAAGCTGCTGGAAATGGCTGGCGGCATGCGCGGCGGCCGCAAGCTCAAGATGGTGATTCCAGGCGGCTCATCGGCGCCGGTGATTCCCGGCGAGATGATGATGGATCTCACCATGGATTACGACTCGATCGCCAAGGCCGGCTCCATGCTCGGCTCGGGCGCGGTGATCGTGATGGACGAAACCGTCTGCGCCGTGAAGGCGCTGGAGCGTCTGTCCTACTTCTATTTCGAGGAATCCTGCGGCCAATGCACGCCCTGCCGCGAAGGTACCGGCTGGATGTATCGCATCGTGCATCGCATCGAGAATGGCGAGGGGCGTCCCGGTGATCTTGATTTGCTGTCGTCCATCACACCGAACATCATGGGGCGCACCATCTGCGCACTGGGCGATGCGGCGGCGATGCCGGTCAACGGTTTCATCAAGCACTATCGCTCGGAATTTGAATTCCATATCGAGAACAAGCGTTGTCTGGTCCCGCCCGACGTGCAACGGGCGGGCAGCACCTTCTACACGGGGCCGTCATGCTAG
- the nuoG gene encoding NADH-quinone oxidoreductase subunit NuoG, giving the protein MLEIEIDGRTAQVAEGSTVIQAAHQLGIYIPHFCYHKKLSIAANCRMCLVQVEKAPKPLPACATPVTAGMKIFTHSDMAVKAQKGVMEFLLINHPLDCPICDQGGECQLQDLAVGYGSSASRYQEEKRVVSNKNLGPLVSTDMTRCINCTRCVRFTQEIAGFMELGQAFRGEHAEIMPFVERTVDTELSGNIIDLCPVGALTSKPFRFAARTWELSRRKTVSPHDALGSNLIVQTIHNKVLRVLPLENEDINECWISDKDRFSYEGLNSAERLTKPMVKQGGKWQEVEWNAALDYAAHALRDVAKERGASAIGALASPQATLEELFLAGKLLRGLGSDNIDFRLRQSDFSLDGKRHGTPWLGMKISEISKLDRVLVVGSFLRKDQPLIAQRLRQAVKRGTQVSVIHSTDEDLLLKCAGKLIVAPSRLPQALAEVVKAVAEAKGTEENALLPGLSALVPGTEAKQIAASLIAGNNSAVLLGNFAQQHPQAASLHALAAQLAALLGGKSGFLGEASNSVGGYIANALPATGGLNASRMLAEPLQAYLLLHAEPELDSAYGSKALRALNQAKTVVVLSPFKSAAALEYADVLLPVAPFSETSGSFVNTEGRVQSFYAVNKPLGEARPAWKVLRVLGNLLNLDGFEYESSEDVRNEIFGGAAPEFAPGLDNNIGGSVTLSVMIEAGIERIADVPAYFADPLVRRASSLQKTRDAAVPTARMNAAMLDRAGVVAGNHMRIRLGEGEAVLAAQLDSGVPDGCVRIAAAHPATAKLGAMHGTITMEAL; this is encoded by the coding sequence ATGCTAGAGATCGAAATCGACGGCCGCACCGCGCAGGTTGCCGAAGGCAGTACCGTCATCCAGGCCGCGCACCAGCTCGGCATCTATATTCCGCACTTCTGTTATCACAAAAAGCTGTCGATCGCGGCCAATTGCCGCATGTGCCTGGTGCAGGTCGAGAAGGCGCCGAAGCCGCTGCCGGCCTGCGCCACGCCAGTGACGGCAGGCATGAAGATATTTACGCATTCCGACATGGCGGTCAAGGCGCAAAAGGGCGTGATGGAGTTCCTGCTCATCAACCATCCGCTCGATTGCCCGATCTGCGATCAGGGCGGCGAATGCCAGTTGCAGGATCTCGCGGTCGGTTACGGCAGTTCCGCCTCGCGCTACCAGGAAGAAAAGCGCGTCGTCAGCAACAAGAATCTCGGTCCGCTGGTGTCGACCGACATGACCCGCTGCATCAACTGCACGCGCTGTGTGCGCTTCACGCAGGAAATTGCGGGCTTCATGGAATTGGGTCAGGCCTTCCGCGGCGAGCATGCCGAAATCATGCCCTTCGTCGAGAGGACCGTCGATACCGAACTTTCAGGCAACATCATCGATCTGTGTCCGGTTGGCGCGTTGACCTCGAAGCCGTTCCGCTTCGCCGCGCGGACTTGGGAGCTTTCGCGTCGGAAAACCGTGAGTCCGCATGACGCACTGGGTTCCAACCTTATTGTGCAGACGATACACAACAAGGTGTTGCGCGTTCTGCCGCTGGAAAATGAAGACATCAACGAATGCTGGATTTCGGACAAGGATCGTTTCTCCTACGAGGGACTCAATTCCGCCGAACGCCTGACAAAACCCATGGTCAAGCAAGGCGGCAAATGGCAAGAGGTCGAGTGGAACGCCGCCCTCGACTATGCTGCCCACGCCTTGCGCGATGTTGCCAAGGAACGCGGCGCATCCGCCATCGGTGCCTTGGCTAGTCCGCAGGCGACGCTGGAAGAACTGTTCCTGGCCGGCAAGTTGCTGCGCGGGCTCGGTTCCGACAACATCGATTTCCGTCTGCGCCAGAGTGATTTTTCGCTAGACGGCAAGCGCCATGGCACACCCTGGCTGGGCATGAAAATATCCGAGATCAGCAAGCTCGACCGCGTACTGGTCGTCGGTTCCTTTCTGCGCAAGGACCAACCGCTGATTGCGCAACGCCTGCGTCAGGCTGTCAAGCGGGGTACCCAGGTATCAGTAATACACTCGACCGACGAGGATCTGCTGCTCAAGTGCGCTGGCAAGTTGATTGTCGCGCCCTCGCGTCTGCCGCAGGCACTGGCCGAGGTGGTGAAGGCCGTGGCCGAGGCGAAGGGCACGGAGGAAAATGCCCTGCTGCCAGGGCTGTCAGCTCTAGTGCCTGGTACGGAAGCGAAGCAGATCGCCGCGAGTCTGATTGCGGGGAACAACAGTGCTGTATTGCTGGGCAACTTTGCCCAGCAGCACCCCCAGGCTGCCTCGCTGCATGCATTGGCCGCGCAACTGGCCGCATTGCTAGGCGGTAAGTCCGGTTTCCTTGGCGAAGCGTCCAACAGTGTTGGCGGTTATATAGCCAACGCGCTGCCGGCCACTGGCGGTTTGAATGCCTCGCGCATGCTGGCCGAGCCGCTGCAAGCCTATCTGCTGTTGCATGCCGAACCCGAACTCGATAGCGCCTACGGCAGCAAGGCTCTTAGGGCACTAAACCAGGCGAAGACGGTGGTCGTGCTCTCGCCCTTCAAATCGGCGGCGGCGCTTGAATATGCTGACGTGTTGTTGCCGGTGGCACCCTTTAGCGAAACCTCGGGCAGCTTCGTCAATACCGAAGGCCGGGTGCAGAGCTTCTACGCCGTGAACAAGCCGCTGGGCGAAGCCCGCCCGGCATGGAAGGTGCTGCGCGTACTCGGCAACCTGCTGAATCTCGATGGTTTCGAATATGAAAGCAGTGAAGATGTACGCAATGAGATTTTTGGCGGCGCTGCTCCCGAGTTTGCCCCTGGCCTCGACAACAATATTGGCGGTAGCGTGACGTTGTCTGTGATGATCGAGGCGGGAATTGAACGGATTGCCGATGTCCCCGCCTATTTTGCCGACCCACTGGTGCGACGTGCTTCCAGCTTGCAGAAAACCAGGGACGCGGCTGTGCCTACCGCGCGCATGAATGCGGCCATGCTGGACAGAGCCGGCGTTGTTGCCGGCAACCACATGCGTATTCGTCTGGGCGAGGGCGAGGCTGTTCTTGCGGCGCAACTTGATAGCGGCGTGCCTGATGGCTGTGTACGCATTGCCGCGGCTCATCCTGCCACGGCCAAGCTCGGCGCCATGCATGGCACGATTACCATGGAGGCGCTGTGA